Proteins from one Anastrepha obliqua isolate idAnaObli1 chromosome 2, idAnaObli1_1.0, whole genome shotgun sequence genomic window:
- the LOC129239223 gene encoding small G protein signaling modulator 2, whose translation MNMLHTFSGSGGGGGGGLGGGDSGDIELKERLIAAVKKEVKQLMEEAVTKKYIHEESSSVTSLCAAVEACLSHGLRRRALGLFKTSSTTALIQKIARTCPEADYINRCLLEIEMVNETHTVTGKRSSSSSDSIIKPKLLSKGSSNSVTTINTMSSTTSGCTTVVVKYLWIRLALYERRLSKIIEYLVKNANNFYDRDALVADPDYGSILSSLLVGPCALEFTRAKTADHYWSDPHADELVQRHRISSGNRTPPIVHRPIINFKRSLHTSSEDTSSGSYKASSPASVAKDYVESLHQNSKTTLLYGKNNVLVLPKDVNEPMPGYLSLHQTVQFLTIKWTPNQLMNGYNEADGTDKSFYWAYALNINVDEIVYVHCHQNRGEDTGGTIILVGQDGVQQPPIHFPEGGHMQAFLSCLETGLLPHGQLDPPLWSQRGMEKMFPWPKSVRRRILPSVMESTDETPIDYVFRVVSKSQHEEFLATHPILELGRTSPRRKHLSSCSTTGSSDCSSKSLSMEQSGGDSPLIQASQTASIELVCSTMRRQIISRAFYGWLAYCRHLSTVRTHLSGLVNGRITPDLSADEQGLTKEKWAELQVDGVVTSDMEVFRLVYFGGVQHEIRKEVWPYLLGHYSFGSTLEEREKYDDTCKHYYETTMSEWLAVEAIVRQREKEKNAHAVAKLTAEKCRRAGKQVCRQHEMDGEEVENDVFEDNDFSDMSDPGDDFDEETPIEKDEEETTTVSKAEKQKNSSTTDSGNVEEYMEQMDAIETTNNGQHELDEANAVLAVDQNDRIVVELDNMEAMEPLPLQENCFADTDAETGLTPEHVGGIILLSIKSSPSTSSYETVGNEFTDIIDLGTPMNVVAESETMNFGAVIEDVEAEEDASSQVMKFHSADDLRRAVDEFAIGVGIQVRDAESIPTHAVIITEAASLDALQCDDELTDEMSRKTSIISPMNEDITVVASLDALQEPKSACVSPASSNGGVYSSELLESFGLNLHRIEKDVQRCDRNYWYFANENLDKLRNVISTYVWEHLEIGYMQGMCDLVAPLLVIFDDESLCYSCFCKLMERMIENFPNGGAMDMHFANMRSLIQILDSEMYDLMDSNGDYTHFYFCYRWFLLDFKRELVYDDVFATWEVIWAAKHVASSHFVLFLALALLETYREIILSNSMDFTDVIKFFNEMAERHDAQSILQLSRSLVLQLQTIIENK comes from the exons ATATTGAGCTGAAGGAGCGCCTAATCGCCGCCGTAAAGAAAGAAGTCAAACAGCTTATGGAAGAGGCCGTTACCAAAAAGTATATACACGAGGAAAGCAGTTCGGTGACATCACTTTGCGCAGCAGTTGAGGCTTGCCTTAGCCATGGCTTACGACGACGCGCTCTGGGCCTCTTCAAAACTTCTTCAACGACGGCGTTAATACAAAAGATCGCCAGAACATGTCCAGAAGCCGATTATATAAATCGTTGTTTGTTGGAAATCGAAATGGTTAATGAGACGCACACCGTCACCGGTAAACGGTCTTCTTCCAGCAGTGACAGTATTATCAAGCCGAAACTGCTCAGTAAGGGCAGTAGTAATTCGGTGACGACAATCAATACGATGTCGTCGACAACTAGCGGCTGTACAACTGTGGTAGTGAA ATACTTATGGATACGCTTGGCTTTGTACGAGCGTCGCCTCTCCAAAATTATTGAGTATTTGGTTAAGAATGCCAATAACTTCTATGATCGTGATGCGCTGGTCGCCGATCCAGACTATGGTTCCATACTCAGTTCGCTCTTAGTCGGACCGTGTGCGTTGGAGTTTACGCGCGCAAAGACGGCAGATCACTATTGGTCGGATCCACATGCTGATGAACTT GTTCAACGTCATCGTATTAGCTCTGGCAATCGTACACCTCCAATTGTACATCGTCCCATTATCAACTTCAAACGCAGCTTGCACACCAGCTCGGAGGATACAAGCAGTGGCTCGTACAAAGCGAGTTCACCGGCCAGTGTCGCCAAAGATTATGTTGAGTCGTTGCATCAGAACTCTAAAACCAcacttttatatggaaaaaataatgtCTTAGTCCTACCG AAAGATGTCAATGAACCAATGCCGGGTTACTTGAGTCTTCATCAAACTGTCCAGTTTCTTACCATTAAATGGACGCCCAATCAACTGATGAATGGCTATAATGAAGCCGATGGTACCGACAAAAGTTTCTACTGGGCTTATGCGCTCAATATCAATGTTGATGAGATTGTATATGTGCATTGCCATCAGAATCGCGGTGAAGATACTGGCGGCACCATAATTTTGGTGGGACAAGATGGCGTACAACAACCACCTATACACTTTCCTGAAGGTGGCCACATGCAAGCTTTTCTAAGTTGTTTGGAAACTGGTTTGCTGCCGCATGGCCAGCTAGACCCGCCGCTTTGGTCTCAACGTGGCATGGAGAAAATGTTTCCTTGGCCAAAGAGTGTACGCCGCCGCATTTTACCTTCTGTGATGGAATCCACCGATGAAACACCAATCGATTATGTCTTCCGTGTGGTGAGCAAAAGCCAACATGAGGAATTTT TGGCAACACATCCCATTCTGGAGTTGGGCCGCACAAGCCCTCGACGCAAACACTTGAGCAGTTGTTCGACCACTGGCAGTAGTGACTGTTCCAGTAAAAGTCTATCCATGGAACAGAGTGGCGGTGATTCGCCTTTG ATTCAAGCAAGTCAAACTGCAAGCATAGAACTGGTTTGCTCGACGATGCGTCGACAAATAATATCGCGCGCATTTTATGGCTGGTTAGCTTATTGTCGCCACTTGTCCACAGTGCGAACACATCTGTCGGGTTTGGTTAATGGGCGCATTACGCCAGACT TGTCCGCTGATGAGCAGGGACTAACCAAGGAGAAGTGGGCGGAACTCCAAGTAGATGGTGTTGTAACCAGCGATATGGAGGTCTTCCGTTTGGTGTACTTCGGCGGCGTGCAACACGAGATACGCAAGGAAGTTTGGCCATACCTCTTAGGGCATTATAG CTTTGGTTCCACACTCGAAGAGCGTGAGAAGTACGACGATACCTGCAAACATTACTACGAAACTACGATGAGCGAATGGTTGGCCGTCGAGGCAATTGTACGTCAACGGGAGAAGGAAAAGAATGCGCATGCTGTGGCCAAACTGACGGCTGAGAAGTGTCGACGCGCGGGCAAACAAGTTTGTCGCCAACACGAAATGGACGGCGAAGAGGTGGAAAATGATGTATTCGAGGACAATGATTTTTCAGATATGTCTGATCCGGGTGATGATTTTGACGAGGAAACACCAATCGAAAAAGACGAAGAGGAAACTACAACAGTTTCCAAAgcggaaaaacagaaaaatagtaGCACTACCGATTCGGGTAATGTGGAGGAGTATATGGAACAGATGGACGCAATTGAAACAACGAATAATGGCCAGCATGAATTGGATGAAGCCAATGCAGTATTAGCAGTTGATCAAAATGATCGTATTGTTGTGGAACTAGATAATATGGAGGCGATGGAACCGTTACCACTGCAAGAGAATTGCTTCGCCGATACGGATGCCGAAACGGGTTTGACGCCCGAACATGTGGGCGGTATAATTCTACTAAGCATAAAAAGTTCACCTTCCACATCCTCGTATGAGACTGTGGGCAATGAATTCACTGACATCATTGATCTAGGCACACCTATGAATGTTGTGGCTGAGTCAGAGACAATGAATTTCGGCGCCGTTATAGAAGATGTAGAGGCAGAAGAGGATGCTTCTTCACAAGTTATGAAATTTCACAGTGCTGATGATTTACGACGGGCAGTCGATGAATTTGCGATCGGTGTTGGCATACAAGTGCGTGATGCTGAATCGATTCCAACGCATGCCGTTATAATTACCGAAGCTGCATCGTTAGATGCATTACAATGTGACGATGAACTCACCGATGAAATGTCGCGCAAGACAAGTATTATCTCACCCATGAACGAAGATATAACGGTGGTGGCTTCACTGGATGCGCTACAAGAGCCGAAATCGGCATGTGTCTCACCGGCCAGCAGCAATGGTGGTGTATATAGT AGTGAATTACTGGAATCTTTTGGTTTGAATTTACACCGCATTGAAAAGGATGTTCAGCGCTGCGATAGAAATTATTGGTATTTCGCTAATGAGAATCTGGATAAGCTCAGGAATGTTATATCCAC CTATGTTTGGGAACATTTGGAAATTGGTTATATGCAAGGCATGTGCGACTTAGTTGCTCCATTACTGGTCATTTTCGACGATGAGTCGCTTTGCTACAGTTGTTTCTGCAAATTGATGGAGCGCATGATCGAAAATTTTCCGAATGGCGGTGCTATGGATATGCATTTTGCGAATATGCG TTCGCTCATTCAAATATTGGACTCGGAGATGTACGATTTGATGGACTCGAATGGTGACTACACGCATTTCTATTTCTGCTACCGCTGGTTTTTGCTGGACTTCAAGCGTGAACTTGTCTATGATGACGTCTTTGCCACATGGGAAGTGATTTGGGCGGCGAAACATGTAGCTTCCAGTCACTTCGTACTCTTCCTCGCTTTGGCGCTGCTGGAAACGTATCGTGAAATAATACTCTCGAATAGCATGGATTTTACGGATGTTATCAAATTCTTCAACG